One genomic region from Bubalus bubalis isolate 160015118507 breed Murrah chromosome 24, NDDB_SH_1, whole genome shotgun sequence encodes:
- the LOC102402708 gene encoding cytochrome b-c1 complex subunit 2, mitochondrial produces MKLLTRAGSLSRFYSLKVAPKVKATAAPAGVPPHPQDLEFTRLPNGLVIASLENYAPASRIGLFIKAGSRYENSNNLGTSHLLRLASSLTTKGASSFKITRGIEAVGGKLSVTSTRENMAYTVECLRDDVDILMEFLLNVTTAPEFRRWEVAALQPQLRIDKAVAFQNPQAHVIENLHAAAYRNALANSLYCPDYRIGKVTPVELHDYVQNHFTSARMALIGLGVSHPVLKQVAEQFLNIRGGLGLSGAKAKYHGGEIREQNGDSLVHAALVAESAAIGSAEANAFSVLQHVLGAGPHVKRGSNATSCLYQAVAKGVHQPFDVSAFNASYSDSGLFGFYTISQAASAGDVIKAAYNQVKTIAQGNLSNPDVQAAKNKLKAGYLMSVESSEGFLDEVGSQALAAGSYTPPSTVLQQIDAVADADVINAAKKFVSGRKSMAASGNLGHTPFIDEL; encoded by the exons AGATTTTATTCCCTCAAAGTTGCTCCTAAAGTTAAAGCCACAGCAGCCCCTGCAGGAGTGCCTCCACATCCTCAGGACCTTGAG TTTACCAGGTTACCAAATGGTTTAGTGATTGCTTCTCTCGAAAACTATGCTCCTGCATCAAGAATTGGTTTGTTCATTAAAGCAGGCAGCAGATATGAGAACTCCAACAATTTAGGAACTTCTCATTTGCTTCGTCTTGCATCCAGTTTG actACAAAAGGAGCTTCATCTTTCAAGATAACCCGTGGAATTGAAGCAGTTGGTGGTAAATTAAG CGTGACTTCAACAAGGGAAAATATGGCCTATACTGTGGAATGCCTTCGGGATGATGT TGATATTCTAATGGAGTTCCTGCTCAATGTCACCACAGCACCAGAATTTCGACGCTGGGAGGTAGCTGCCCTTCAGCCTCAGCTCAGGATCGACAAAGCTGTGGCTTTTCAGAATCCACAGGCTC ACGTCATTGAAAATTTGCATGCTGCTGCTTACAGAAATGCCTTGGCTAATTCCTTATATTGTCCTGATTATAGGATTGGAAAAGTGACACCAGTTGAG TTACATGACTATGTACAGAATCATTTTACAAGTGCAAGAATGGCTTTGATTGGACTTG GTGTGAGTCATCCTGTTCTAAAGCAAGTTGCTGAACAGTTTCTTAACATAAGGGGTGGCCTTGGTTTATCTGGTGCAAAAGCCAAGTACCATGGAG GTGAAATTCGAGAACAGAATGGAGACAGTCTCGTCCATGCCGCTCTTGTAGCAGAGAGTGCAGCCATAGGAAGTGCAGAAGCAAACGCGTTCAGTGTTCTCCAGCATGTCCTCGGTGCTGGACCACACGTTAAGAGGGGCAGCAATGCCACCAGCTGTCTGTACCAGGCTGTTGCCAAGGGAGTTCACCAGCCATTTGAT GTTTCTGCTTTTAATGCCAGTTACTCAGACTCTGGACTGTTTGGGTTCTACACTATCTCACAAGCTGCATCTGCTGGAGAT GTTATCAAGGCTGCTTATAACCAAGTAAAAACAATTGCTCAAGGAAACCTTTCTaatccagatgtgcaagctgccAA GAACAAGCTGAAAGCTGGGTACCTGATGTCAGTGGAGTCTTCTGAGGGTTTCCTGGATGAAGTTGGGTCCCAGGCTCTAGCTGCTGGTTCATACACGCCGCCATCCACAGTCCTTCAGCAGATTGATGCAGTAGCTGACGCTGATGTCATAAAT GCTGCAAAGAAGTTTGTTTCTGGCCGGAAGTCAATGGCAGCAAGTGGAAATTTGGGGCATACACCTTTCATTGATGAGTTGTAA
- the PDZD9 gene encoding PDZ domain-containing protein 9 isoform X2 yields MKKSVQKNVTGDVLISVGYANVLGYTLREFLKLLQHITIGTILQIKVYRDFIDIPQEWQEIYDLIPETKFPITRTTKKTEEAEDGSVTSSDDDDAFDTRLKYYKYPRSTGHYPVRRPMSISREWHGYKKKNHVMRVGKDINCDVMIHRDHKKEVRAPSPYWTMVKQDNEISSSSSASSTSDAFWLEDCTPVEKGSSEPVSRVG; encoded by the exons ATGAAGAAGTCCGTCCAGAAAAACGTTACAG gTGATGTTTTGATTAGTGTTGGCTATGCAAATGTGTTAGGTTATACTCTTCGAGAATTTTTAAAGCTTCTGCAACATATCACCATAGGAACAATACTACAAATAAAGGTTTACCGAGATTTTATAGACATACCCCAAGAATGGCAAGAAATATATGATTTAATCCCTGAGACCAAATTCCCAATCACACG cacaacaaagaaaactgaggAGGCAGAAGATGGATCTGTCACAAGCAGTGATGATGATGACGCTTTCGATACAAGACTTAAGTACTACAAATATCCACGGTCCACTGGACATTACCCTGTAAGGAGACCAATGTCTATCTCCAGAGAATGGCATGGATATAAAAAGAAGAACCATGTAATGCGTGTAGGAAAAGACATTAACTGTGACGTGATGATTCACAGAGATCACAAGAAAGAAGTGAGGGCCCCTTCTCCATACTGGACCATGGTGAAGCAAGACAACGAAATCTCCTCCTCCTCGTCAGCCTCCTCTACCTCAGATGCATTTTGGCTGGAAGACTGTACCCCCGTTGAAAAGGGCAGCAGTGAACCAGTATCACGAGTTGGCTAG
- the PDZD9 gene encoding PDZ domain-containing protein 9 isoform X1, whose translation MKKSVQKNVTGKQVNLKVKPSVHDLSKTQQTKLTVGSLGLGLIIIQHGPYLQISHLITKGAAARDGTLQPGDVLISVGYANVLGYTLREFLKLLQHITIGTILQIKVYRDFIDIPQEWQEIYDLIPETKFPITRTTKKTEEAEDGSVTSSDDDDAFDTRLKYYKYPRSTGHYPVRRPMSISREWHGYKKKNHVMRVGKDINCDVMIHRDHKKEVRAPSPYWTMVKQDNEISSSSSASSTSDAFWLEDCTPVEKGSSEPVSRVG comes from the exons ATGAAGAAGTCCGTCCAGAAAAACGTTACAG GAAAACAAGTCAACCTCAAGGTCAAGCCATCTGTACACGACTTGAGCAAAACTCAACAGACCAAACTCACTGTGGGTAGTCTGGGATTAGGCCTGATCATCATCCAGCATGGGCCCTACCTTCAGATCAGCCATCTCATTACAAAGGGAGCCGCAGCCAGGGATGGCACGCTCCAGCCAG gTGATGTTTTGATTAGTGTTGGCTATGCAAATGTGTTAGGTTATACTCTTCGAGAATTTTTAAAGCTTCTGCAACATATCACCATAGGAACAATACTACAAATAAAGGTTTACCGAGATTTTATAGACATACCCCAAGAATGGCAAGAAATATATGATTTAATCCCTGAGACCAAATTCCCAATCACACG cacaacaaagaaaactgaggAGGCAGAAGATGGATCTGTCACAAGCAGTGATGATGATGACGCTTTCGATACAAGACTTAAGTACTACAAATATCCACGGTCCACTGGACATTACCCTGTAAGGAGACCAATGTCTATCTCCAGAGAATGGCATGGATATAAAAAGAAGAACCATGTAATGCGTGTAGGAAAAGACATTAACTGTGACGTGATGATTCACAGAGATCACAAGAAAGAAGTGAGGGCCCCTTCTCCATACTGGACCATGGTGAAGCAAGACAACGAAATCTCCTCCTCCTCGTCAGCCTCCTCTACCTCAGATGCATTTTGGCTGGAAGACTGTACCCCCGTTGAAAAGGGCAGCAGTGAACCAGTATCACGAGTTGGCTAG